Proteins encoded by one window of Papio anubis isolate 15944 chromosome 7, Panubis1.0, whole genome shotgun sequence:
- the AP1G2 gene encoding AP-1 complex subunit gamma-like 2 isoform X8 — protein sequence MVVPQLVQILRTLVTTGYSTEHSISGVSDPFLQVQILRLLRILGRNHEESSETMNDLLAQVATNTDTSRNAGNAVLFETVLTIMDIRSAAGLRVLAVNILGRFLLNSDRNIRYVALTSLLRLVQSDHSAVQRHRPTVVDCLQETDASLSRRALELSLALVNSSNVRAMMQELQAFLESCPPDLRADCASGILLAAERFAPTKRWHIDTILHVLTTAGTHVRDDAVANLTQLIGGAQELHAYSVRRLYNALAEDISQQPLVQVAAWCIGEYGDLLLEGNCEEIEPLQVDEEEVLALLEKVLQSHMSLPATRGYALTALMKLSTRLQGDNNRIRQVVSIYRSCLDVELQQRAVEYDTLFRKYDHMRAAILEKMPLVERDGPQADEEAKESKAAAQLSEAAPAPTEPQASQLLDLLDLLDGASGDAQHPPPLDPSPGVALVYLLDLPCAPPPPAPIPDLKVFEREGVQLNLSFIRPPENPALLLITATATNSSEDDVTDFICQAAVPKSLQLQLQAPSGNTVPARGGLPITQLFRILNPNKAPLRLKLRLTYNHFHQSVQEIFEVNNLPVESWQ from the exons ATG GTGGTACCCCAGCTGGTACAGATCCTCCGGACTCTGGTGACAACGGGATACTCCACAGAACACAGCATATCTGGAGTCAGCGACCCCTTCCTGCAG GTCCAGATACTTCGTCTGCTTCGGATCCTGGGCCGGAACCACGAGGAGAGCAGTGAGACCATGAATGACTTGCTGGCCCAG GTGGCCACTAACACAGACACCAGCCGAAATGCCGGGAATGCGGTCCTGTTTGAGACAGTACTCACCATCATGGATATCCGCTCTGCAGCTGGCCTACGG GTTCTAGCTGTCAACATTCTTGGCCGCTTCCTACTCAACAGTGACAGGAACATTAG GTATGTAGCCCTGACATCATTGCTTCGACTGGTGCAGTCTGATCACAGTGCTGTGCAGCGGCATCGGCCCACTGTGGTGGATTGTCTACAGGAAACTGATGCCTCCCTCAGCCG GAGGGCCCTGGAACTAAGCCTGGCTCTGGTAAATAGCTCCAATGTGCGAGCCATGATGCAAGAGCTGCAGGCCTTTCTGGAGTCCTGCCCGCCTGACCTACGGGCTGACTGTGCCTCAGGCATCCTGCTAGCTGCAGAAAG GTTTGCTCCCACCAAACGCTGGCACATAGACACCATCCTGCATGTGCTGACCACG GCAGGCACCCATGTGCGGGATGATGCCGTGGCCAACCTGACCCAGCTGATTGGGGGGGCCCAGGAGCTACATGCCTACTCTGTGCGCCGCCTCTACAATGCCCTGGCAGAAGACATTTCCCAG CAACCACTGGTGCAGGTGGCAGCCTGGTGCATTGGGGAATATGGGGACCTCCTGCTGGAGGGAAACTGTGAGGAGATTGAGCCCCTTCAG GTGGACGAAGAGGAAGTACTGGCATTGCTGGAAAAGGTGCTGCAGTCCCATATGTCCCTGCCAGCCACTCGAGGATATGCCCTCACAGCCCTCATGAAACTCAGCACTCGCCTCCAAGGGGACAATAA CCGCATCCGCCAGGTGGTGTCCATCTACAGGAGCTGCTTGGACGTGGAGCTGCAACAGCGGGCTGTGGAGTATGACACACTCTTCCGGAAGTACGATCACATGAG GGCTGCCATCCTGGAAAAAATGCCTCTTGTGGAGCGAGATGGCCCTCAGGCTGATGAGGAAGCAAAGGAAAGCAAAGCAGCAGCCCAACTTTCAGAAGCAGCCCCAGCACCCACAGAGCCCCAG GCCTCACAGCTCCTGGATCTGCTAGATCTCCTGGATGGGGCTTCTGGAGATGCCCAGCATCCTCCCCCTCTGGACCCCTCCCCTGGAGTTGCCCTGGTATACCTGCTTGACCTTCCCTGTGCACCTCCACCCCCAG CTCCCATCCCAGATCTCAAAGTGTTTGAGCGTGAGGGAGTACAGCTGAATCTGTCTTTCATTCGACCCCCTGAAAACCCTGCTTTGCTGTTAatcactgccactgccaccaacTCCTCAGAGGATGATGTCACCGATTTCATCTGCCAGGCTGCTGTGCCCAAG AGTCTCCAGCTGCAGCTGCAGGCCCCCAGTGGGAACACAGTTCCAGCTCGGGGTGGCCTTCCTATCACCCAGCTCTTCAGAATCCTCAATCCTAACAAG GCCCCCCTGCGGCTAAAGCTGCGCCTCACCTACAACCACTTTCACCAGTCAGTGCAGGAGATCTTTGAGGTGAACAACTTGCCTGTGGAATCGTGGCAGTAA
- the AP1G2 gene encoding AP-1 complex subunit gamma-like 2 isoform X9, which yields MMQELQAFLESCPPDLRADCASGILLAAERFAPTKRWHIDTILHVLTTAGTHVRDDAVANLTQLIGGAQELHAYSVRRLYNALAEDISQQPLVQVAAWCIGEYGDLLLEGNCEEIEPLQVDEEEVLALLEKVLQSHMSLPATRGYALTALMKLSTRLQGDNNRIRQVVSIYRSCLDVELQQRAVEYDTLFRKYDHMRAAILEKMPLVERDGPQADEEAKESKAAAQLSEAAPAPTEPQASQLLDLLDLLDGASGDAQHPPPLDPSPGVALVYLLDLPCAPPPPAPIPDLKVFEREGVQLNLSFIRPPENPALLLITATATNSSEDDVTDFICQAAVPKSLQLQLQAPSGNTVPARGGLPITQLFRILNPNKAPLRLKLRLTYNHFHQSVQEIFEVNNLPVESWQ from the exons ATGATGCAAGAGCTGCAGGCCTTTCTGGAGTCCTGCCCGCCTGACCTACGGGCTGACTGTGCCTCAGGCATCCTGCTAGCTGCAGAAAG GTTTGCTCCCACCAAACGCTGGCACATAGACACCATCCTGCATGTGCTGACCACG GCAGGCACCCATGTGCGGGATGATGCCGTGGCCAACCTGACCCAGCTGATTGGGGGGGCCCAGGAGCTACATGCCTACTCTGTGCGCCGCCTCTACAATGCCCTGGCAGAAGACATTTCCCAG CAACCACTGGTGCAGGTGGCAGCCTGGTGCATTGGGGAATATGGGGACCTCCTGCTGGAGGGAAACTGTGAGGAGATTGAGCCCCTTCAG GTGGACGAAGAGGAAGTACTGGCATTGCTGGAAAAGGTGCTGCAGTCCCATATGTCCCTGCCAGCCACTCGAGGATATGCCCTCACAGCCCTCATGAAACTCAGCACTCGCCTCCAAGGGGACAATAA CCGCATCCGCCAGGTGGTGTCCATCTACAGGAGCTGCTTGGACGTGGAGCTGCAACAGCGGGCTGTGGAGTATGACACACTCTTCCGGAAGTACGATCACATGAG GGCTGCCATCCTGGAAAAAATGCCTCTTGTGGAGCGAGATGGCCCTCAGGCTGATGAGGAAGCAAAGGAAAGCAAAGCAGCAGCCCAACTTTCAGAAGCAGCCCCAGCACCCACAGAGCCCCAG GCCTCACAGCTCCTGGATCTGCTAGATCTCCTGGATGGGGCTTCTGGAGATGCCCAGCATCCTCCCCCTCTGGACCCCTCCCCTGGAGTTGCCCTGGTATACCTGCTTGACCTTCCCTGTGCACCTCCACCCCCAG CTCCCATCCCAGATCTCAAAGTGTTTGAGCGTGAGGGAGTACAGCTGAATCTGTCTTTCATTCGACCCCCTGAAAACCCTGCTTTGCTGTTAatcactgccactgccaccaacTCCTCAGAGGATGATGTCACCGATTTCATCTGCCAGGCTGCTGTGCCCAAG AGTCTCCAGCTGCAGCTGCAGGCCCCCAGTGGGAACACAGTTCCAGCTCGGGGTGGCCTTCCTATCACCCAGCTCTTCAGAATCCTCAATCCTAACAAG GCCCCCCTGCGGCTAAAGCTGCGCCTCACCTACAACCACTTTCACCAGTCAGTGCAGGAGATCTTTGAGGTGAACAACTTGCCTGTGGAATCGTGGCAGTAA
- the AP1G2 gene encoding AP-1 complex subunit gamma-like 2 isoform X2, whose product MVAPSLKLQDLIEEIRGAKTQAQEREVIQKECAHIRASFRDGDPVHRHRQLAKLLYVHMLGYPAHFGQMECLKLIASSRFTDKRVGYLGAMLLLDERHDAHLLITNSIKNDLSQGIQPVQGLALCTLSTMGSAEMCRDLAPEVEKLLLQPSPYVRKKAILTAVHMIRKVPELSSVFLPPCVHLLHERHHGKAVGLPILCFSSVDRRIENRMGTPAHRRRVAHTHRHTRNRLSCPWPPPFTSPTLTPGILLGTITLITELCERSPAALRHFRKVVPQLVQILRTLVTTGYSTEHSISGVSDPFLQVQILRLLRILGRNHEESSETMNDLLAQVATNTDTSRNAGNAVLFETVLTIMDIRSAAGLRVLAVNILGRFLLNSDRNIRYVALTSLLRLVQSDHSAVQRHRPTVVDCLQETDASLSRRALELSLALVNSSNVRAMMQELQAFLESCPPDLRADCASGILLAAERFAPTKRWHIDTILHVLTTAGTHVRDDAVANLTQLIGGAQELHAYSVRRLYNALAEDISQQPLVQVAAWCIGEYGDLLLEGNCEEIEPLQVDEEEVLALLEKVLQSHMSLPATRGYALTALMKLSTRLQGDNKSCLDVELQQRAVEYDTLFRKYDHMRAAILEKMPLVERDGPQADEEAKESKAAAQLSEAAPAPTEPQASQLLDLLDLLDGASGDAQHPPPLDPSPGVALVYLLDLPCAPPPPAPIPDLKVFEREGVQLNLSFIRPPENPALLLITATATNSSEDDVTDFICQAAVPKSLQLQLQAPSGNTVPARGGLPITQLFRILNPNKAPLRLKLRLTYNHFHQSVQEIFEVNNLPVESWQ is encoded by the exons atggtggcGCCTTCGCTGAAGCTTCAGGACCTCATCGAAGAGATTCGCGGGGCCAAGACTCAGGCCCAGGAGCGGGAGGTGATCCAAAAGGAGTGCGCCCACATCCGGGCCTCCTTCCGCGATGGGGACCCAGTGCACAGGCACCGGCAGCTGGCCAAACTGCTCTACGTCCACATGTTGGGCTACCCCGCCCACTTTGGACAG ATGGAGTGCCTGAAACTGATCGCCTCCTCCAGATTCACAGACAAGAGGGTGGGCTACCTGGGGGCCATGCTTCTATTGGATGAGAGGCACGATGCCCACCTGCTCATTACCAACAGCATCAAGAA TGACCTGAGCCAGGGGATTCAGCCAGTACAAGGCCTGGCCTTGTGCACTTTGAGCACCATGGGCTCTGCTGAGATGTGCCGAGACCTGGCCCCAGAGGTGGAGAAACTGCTCCTGCAGCCCAGTCCCTACGTGCGCAAGAAG GCTATTCTGACTGCAGTGCACATGATCCGGAAGGTCCCTGAACTCTCCAGCGTCTTCCTCCCACCCTGTGTCCACCTGCTTCACGAGCGTCACCATGGTAAGGCTGTGGGGCTCCCCATCCTTTGCTTCAGCTCTGTGGACAGAAGAATTGAAAATCGGATGGGAACACCAGCTCATAGGAGAAGGGTagcgcacacacacaggcacacacgcaATAGACTCTCTTGCCCCTGGCCCCCACCATTCACTTCCCCGACCCTGACCCCAGGCATCCTGCTGGGCACCATCACGCTGATCACGGAGCTCTGCGAACGAAGCCCTGCAGCCCTCAGGCACTTCCGAAAG GTGGTACCCCAGCTGGTACAGATCCTCCGGACTCTGGTGACAACGGGATACTCCACAGAACACAGCATATCTGGAGTCAGCGACCCCTTCCTGCAG GTCCAGATACTTCGTCTGCTTCGGATCCTGGGCCGGAACCACGAGGAGAGCAGTGAGACCATGAATGACTTGCTGGCCCAG GTGGCCACTAACACAGACACCAGCCGAAATGCCGGGAATGCGGTCCTGTTTGAGACAGTACTCACCATCATGGATATCCGCTCTGCAGCTGGCCTACGG GTTCTAGCTGTCAACATTCTTGGCCGCTTCCTACTCAACAGTGACAGGAACATTAG GTATGTAGCCCTGACATCATTGCTTCGACTGGTGCAGTCTGATCACAGTGCTGTGCAGCGGCATCGGCCCACTGTGGTGGATTGTCTACAGGAAACTGATGCCTCCCTCAGCCG GAGGGCCCTGGAACTAAGCCTGGCTCTGGTAAATAGCTCCAATGTGCGAGCCATGATGCAAGAGCTGCAGGCCTTTCTGGAGTCCTGCCCGCCTGACCTACGGGCTGACTGTGCCTCAGGCATCCTGCTAGCTGCAGAAAG GTTTGCTCCCACCAAACGCTGGCACATAGACACCATCCTGCATGTGCTGACCACG GCAGGCACCCATGTGCGGGATGATGCCGTGGCCAACCTGACCCAGCTGATTGGGGGGGCCCAGGAGCTACATGCCTACTCTGTGCGCCGCCTCTACAATGCCCTGGCAGAAGACATTTCCCAG CAACCACTGGTGCAGGTGGCAGCCTGGTGCATTGGGGAATATGGGGACCTCCTGCTGGAGGGAAACTGTGAGGAGATTGAGCCCCTTCAG GTGGACGAAGAGGAAGTACTGGCATTGCTGGAAAAGGTGCTGCAGTCCCATATGTCCCTGCCAGCCACTCGAGGATATGCCCTCACAGCCCTCATGAAACTCAGCACTCGCCTCCAAGGGGACAATAA GAGCTGCTTGGACGTGGAGCTGCAACAGCGGGCTGTGGAGTATGACACACTCTTCCGGAAGTACGATCACATGAG GGCTGCCATCCTGGAAAAAATGCCTCTTGTGGAGCGAGATGGCCCTCAGGCTGATGAGGAAGCAAAGGAAAGCAAAGCAGCAGCCCAACTTTCAGAAGCAGCCCCAGCACCCACAGAGCCCCAG GCCTCACAGCTCCTGGATCTGCTAGATCTCCTGGATGGGGCTTCTGGAGATGCCCAGCATCCTCCCCCTCTGGACCCCTCCCCTGGAGTTGCCCTGGTATACCTGCTTGACCTTCCCTGTGCACCTCCACCCCCAG CTCCCATCCCAGATCTCAAAGTGTTTGAGCGTGAGGGAGTACAGCTGAATCTGTCTTTCATTCGACCCCCTGAAAACCCTGCTTTGCTGTTAatcactgccactgccaccaacTCCTCAGAGGATGATGTCACCGATTTCATCTGCCAGGCTGCTGTGCCCAAG AGTCTCCAGCTGCAGCTGCAGGCCCCCAGTGGGAACACAGTTCCAGCTCGGGGTGGCCTTCCTATCACCCAGCTCTTCAGAATCCTCAATCCTAACAAG GCCCCCCTGCGGCTAAAGCTGCGCCTCACCTACAACCACTTTCACCAGTCAGTGCAGGAGATCTTTGAGGTGAACAACTTGCCTGTGGAATCGTGGCAGTAA
- the AP1G2 gene encoding AP-1 complex subunit gamma-like 2 isoform X5, which yields MGTQCTGTGSWPNCSTSTCWATPPTLDSDLSQGIQPVQGLALCTLSTMGSAEMCRDLAPEVEKLLLQPSPYVRKKAILTAVHMIRKVPELSSVFLPPCVHLLHERHHGKAVGLPILCFSSVDRRIENRMGTPAHRRRVAHTHRHTRNRLSCPWPPPFTSPTLTPGILLGTITLITELCERSPAALRHFRKVVPQLVQILRTLVTTGYSTEHSISGVSDPFLQVQILRLLRILGRNHEESSETMNDLLAQVATNTDTSRNAGNAVLFETVLTIMDIRSAAGLRVLAVNILGRFLLNSDRNIRYVALTSLLRLVQSDHSAVQRHRPTVVDCLQETDASLSRRALELSLALVNSSNVRAMMQELQAFLESCPPDLRADCASGILLAAERFAPTKRWHIDTILHVLTTAGTHVRDDAVANLTQLIGGAQELHAYSVRRLYNALAEDISQQPLVQVAAWCIGEYGDLLLEGNCEEIEPLQVDEEEVLALLEKVLQSHMSLPATRGYALTALMKLSTRLQGDNNRIRQVVSIYRSCLDVELQQRAVEYDTLFRKYDHMRAAILEKMPLVERDGPQADEEAKESKAAAQLSEAAPAPTEPQASQLLDLLDLLDGASGDAQHPPPLDPSPGVALVYLLDLPCAPPPPAPIPDLKVFEREGVQLNLSFIRPPENPALLLITATATNSSEDDVTDFICQAAVPKSLQLQLQAPSGNTVPARGGLPITQLFRILNPNKAPLRLKLRLTYNHFHQSVQEIFEVNNLPVESWQ from the exons ATGGGGACCCAGTGCACAGGCACCGGCAGCTGGCCAAACTGCTCTACGTCCACATGTTGGGCTACCCCGCCCACTTTGGACAG TGACCTGAGCCAGGGGATTCAGCCAGTACAAGGCCTGGCCTTGTGCACTTTGAGCACCATGGGCTCTGCTGAGATGTGCCGAGACCTGGCCCCAGAGGTGGAGAAACTGCTCCTGCAGCCCAGTCCCTACGTGCGCAAGAAG GCTATTCTGACTGCAGTGCACATGATCCGGAAGGTCCCTGAACTCTCCAGCGTCTTCCTCCCACCCTGTGTCCACCTGCTTCACGAGCGTCACCATGGTAAGGCTGTGGGGCTCCCCATCCTTTGCTTCAGCTCTGTGGACAGAAGAATTGAAAATCGGATGGGAACACCAGCTCATAGGAGAAGGGTagcgcacacacacaggcacacacgcaATAGACTCTCTTGCCCCTGGCCCCCACCATTCACTTCCCCGACCCTGACCCCAGGCATCCTGCTGGGCACCATCACGCTGATCACGGAGCTCTGCGAACGAAGCCCTGCAGCCCTCAGGCACTTCCGAAAG GTGGTACCCCAGCTGGTACAGATCCTCCGGACTCTGGTGACAACGGGATACTCCACAGAACACAGCATATCTGGAGTCAGCGACCCCTTCCTGCAG GTCCAGATACTTCGTCTGCTTCGGATCCTGGGCCGGAACCACGAGGAGAGCAGTGAGACCATGAATGACTTGCTGGCCCAG GTGGCCACTAACACAGACACCAGCCGAAATGCCGGGAATGCGGTCCTGTTTGAGACAGTACTCACCATCATGGATATCCGCTCTGCAGCTGGCCTACGG GTTCTAGCTGTCAACATTCTTGGCCGCTTCCTACTCAACAGTGACAGGAACATTAG GTATGTAGCCCTGACATCATTGCTTCGACTGGTGCAGTCTGATCACAGTGCTGTGCAGCGGCATCGGCCCACTGTGGTGGATTGTCTACAGGAAACTGATGCCTCCCTCAGCCG GAGGGCCCTGGAACTAAGCCTGGCTCTGGTAAATAGCTCCAATGTGCGAGCCATGATGCAAGAGCTGCAGGCCTTTCTGGAGTCCTGCCCGCCTGACCTACGGGCTGACTGTGCCTCAGGCATCCTGCTAGCTGCAGAAAG GTTTGCTCCCACCAAACGCTGGCACATAGACACCATCCTGCATGTGCTGACCACG GCAGGCACCCATGTGCGGGATGATGCCGTGGCCAACCTGACCCAGCTGATTGGGGGGGCCCAGGAGCTACATGCCTACTCTGTGCGCCGCCTCTACAATGCCCTGGCAGAAGACATTTCCCAG CAACCACTGGTGCAGGTGGCAGCCTGGTGCATTGGGGAATATGGGGACCTCCTGCTGGAGGGAAACTGTGAGGAGATTGAGCCCCTTCAG GTGGACGAAGAGGAAGTACTGGCATTGCTGGAAAAGGTGCTGCAGTCCCATATGTCCCTGCCAGCCACTCGAGGATATGCCCTCACAGCCCTCATGAAACTCAGCACTCGCCTCCAAGGGGACAATAA CCGCATCCGCCAGGTGGTGTCCATCTACAGGAGCTGCTTGGACGTGGAGCTGCAACAGCGGGCTGTGGAGTATGACACACTCTTCCGGAAGTACGATCACATGAG GGCTGCCATCCTGGAAAAAATGCCTCTTGTGGAGCGAGATGGCCCTCAGGCTGATGAGGAAGCAAAGGAAAGCAAAGCAGCAGCCCAACTTTCAGAAGCAGCCCCAGCACCCACAGAGCCCCAG GCCTCACAGCTCCTGGATCTGCTAGATCTCCTGGATGGGGCTTCTGGAGATGCCCAGCATCCTCCCCCTCTGGACCCCTCCCCTGGAGTTGCCCTGGTATACCTGCTTGACCTTCCCTGTGCACCTCCACCCCCAG CTCCCATCCCAGATCTCAAAGTGTTTGAGCGTGAGGGAGTACAGCTGAATCTGTCTTTCATTCGACCCCCTGAAAACCCTGCTTTGCTGTTAatcactgccactgccaccaacTCCTCAGAGGATGATGTCACCGATTTCATCTGCCAGGCTGCTGTGCCCAAG AGTCTCCAGCTGCAGCTGCAGGCCCCCAGTGGGAACACAGTTCCAGCTCGGGGTGGCCTTCCTATCACCCAGCTCTTCAGAATCCTCAATCCTAACAAG GCCCCCCTGCGGCTAAAGCTGCGCCTCACCTACAACCACTTTCACCAGTCAGTGCAGGAGATCTTTGAGGTGAACAACTTGCCTGTGGAATCGTGGCAGTAA
- the AP1G2 gene encoding AP-1 complex subunit gamma-like 2 isoform X6 yields the protein MGTQCTGTGSWPNCSTSTCWATPPTLDSDLSQGIQPVQGLALCTLSTMGSAEMCRDLAPEVEKLLLQPSPYVRKKAILTAVHMIRKVPELSSVFLPPCVHLLHERHHGILLGTITLITELCERSPAALRHFRKVVPQLVQILRTLVTTGYSTEHSISGVSDPFLQVQILRLLRILGRNHEESSETMNDLLAQVATNTDTSRNAGNAVLFETVLTIMDIRSAAGLRVLAVNILGRFLLNSDRNIRYVALTSLLRLVQSDHSAVQRHRPTVVDCLQETDASLSRRALELSLALVNSSNVRAMMQELQAFLESCPPDLRADCASGILLAAERFAPTKRWHIDTILHVLTTAGTHVRDDAVANLTQLIGGAQELHAYSVRRLYNALAEDISQQPLVQVAAWCIGEYGDLLLEGNCEEIEPLQVDEEEVLALLEKVLQSHMSLPATRGYALTALMKLSTRLQGDNNRIRQVVSIYRSCLDVELQQRAVEYDTLFRKYDHMRAAILEKMPLVERDGPQADEEAKESKAAAQLSEAAPAPTEPQASQLLDLLDLLDGASGDAQHPPPLDPSPGVALVYLLDLPCAPPPPAPIPDLKVFEREGVQLNLSFIRPPENPALLLITATATNSSEDDVTDFICQAAVPKSLQLQLQAPSGNTVPARGGLPITQLFRILNPNKAPLRLKLRLTYNHFHQSVQEIFEVNNLPVESWQ from the exons ATGGGGACCCAGTGCACAGGCACCGGCAGCTGGCCAAACTGCTCTACGTCCACATGTTGGGCTACCCCGCCCACTTTGGACAG TGACCTGAGCCAGGGGATTCAGCCAGTACAAGGCCTGGCCTTGTGCACTTTGAGCACCATGGGCTCTGCTGAGATGTGCCGAGACCTGGCCCCAGAGGTGGAGAAACTGCTCCTGCAGCCCAGTCCCTACGTGCGCAAGAAG GCTATTCTGACTGCAGTGCACATGATCCGGAAGGTCCCTGAACTCTCCAGCGTCTTCCTCCCACCCTGTGTCCACCTGCTTCACGAGCGTCACCATG GCATCCTGCTGGGCACCATCACGCTGATCACGGAGCTCTGCGAACGAAGCCCTGCAGCCCTCAGGCACTTCCGAAAG GTGGTACCCCAGCTGGTACAGATCCTCCGGACTCTGGTGACAACGGGATACTCCACAGAACACAGCATATCTGGAGTCAGCGACCCCTTCCTGCAG GTCCAGATACTTCGTCTGCTTCGGATCCTGGGCCGGAACCACGAGGAGAGCAGTGAGACCATGAATGACTTGCTGGCCCAG GTGGCCACTAACACAGACACCAGCCGAAATGCCGGGAATGCGGTCCTGTTTGAGACAGTACTCACCATCATGGATATCCGCTCTGCAGCTGGCCTACGG GTTCTAGCTGTCAACATTCTTGGCCGCTTCCTACTCAACAGTGACAGGAACATTAG GTATGTAGCCCTGACATCATTGCTTCGACTGGTGCAGTCTGATCACAGTGCTGTGCAGCGGCATCGGCCCACTGTGGTGGATTGTCTACAGGAAACTGATGCCTCCCTCAGCCG GAGGGCCCTGGAACTAAGCCTGGCTCTGGTAAATAGCTCCAATGTGCGAGCCATGATGCAAGAGCTGCAGGCCTTTCTGGAGTCCTGCCCGCCTGACCTACGGGCTGACTGTGCCTCAGGCATCCTGCTAGCTGCAGAAAG GTTTGCTCCCACCAAACGCTGGCACATAGACACCATCCTGCATGTGCTGACCACG GCAGGCACCCATGTGCGGGATGATGCCGTGGCCAACCTGACCCAGCTGATTGGGGGGGCCCAGGAGCTACATGCCTACTCTGTGCGCCGCCTCTACAATGCCCTGGCAGAAGACATTTCCCAG CAACCACTGGTGCAGGTGGCAGCCTGGTGCATTGGGGAATATGGGGACCTCCTGCTGGAGGGAAACTGTGAGGAGATTGAGCCCCTTCAG GTGGACGAAGAGGAAGTACTGGCATTGCTGGAAAAGGTGCTGCAGTCCCATATGTCCCTGCCAGCCACTCGAGGATATGCCCTCACAGCCCTCATGAAACTCAGCACTCGCCTCCAAGGGGACAATAA CCGCATCCGCCAGGTGGTGTCCATCTACAGGAGCTGCTTGGACGTGGAGCTGCAACAGCGGGCTGTGGAGTATGACACACTCTTCCGGAAGTACGATCACATGAG GGCTGCCATCCTGGAAAAAATGCCTCTTGTGGAGCGAGATGGCCCTCAGGCTGATGAGGAAGCAAAGGAAAGCAAAGCAGCAGCCCAACTTTCAGAAGCAGCCCCAGCACCCACAGAGCCCCAG GCCTCACAGCTCCTGGATCTGCTAGATCTCCTGGATGGGGCTTCTGGAGATGCCCAGCATCCTCCCCCTCTGGACCCCTCCCCTGGAGTTGCCCTGGTATACCTGCTTGACCTTCCCTGTGCACCTCCACCCCCAG CTCCCATCCCAGATCTCAAAGTGTTTGAGCGTGAGGGAGTACAGCTGAATCTGTCTTTCATTCGACCCCCTGAAAACCCTGCTTTGCTGTTAatcactgccactgccaccaacTCCTCAGAGGATGATGTCACCGATTTCATCTGCCAGGCTGCTGTGCCCAAG AGTCTCCAGCTGCAGCTGCAGGCCCCCAGTGGGAACACAGTTCCAGCTCGGGGTGGCCTTCCTATCACCCAGCTCTTCAGAATCCTCAATCCTAACAAG GCCCCCCTGCGGCTAAAGCTGCGCCTCACCTACAACCACTTTCACCAGTCAGTGCAGGAGATCTTTGAGGTGAACAACTTGCCTGTGGAATCGTGGCAGTAA